The Dreissena polymorpha isolate Duluth1 chromosome 4, UMN_Dpol_1.0, whole genome shotgun sequence region AATGTACATATAATACAATCGACAAATGGATGATCTCACTTATGACAAATAATGAAACTACGTCTACGTTCAACCAGTTTTATCGGTCAACTGTCAAAACAACATTAGGGAGATAAACTGTGACAACCAAGTAAACAATTAAGTCATTACCATCTTGTcgaaatgaatgaaataatatgGTTAATACAATAATATTCAAAGGTGTTCGGTTTAAATGTATGTCAATCTGTTTCGCAAAAACAGACCGAGACTCGGTCGATCTTGAACTGCAATTTAAACAACAGAAAAAGTGATTGACGGTACTTAAACGTTATAAAAATGTATGCTTATAtatcatttatcaatttaattgtaTGAAAAACTACGGATGGTACTTACCATCTTGGATTGAGTCGTTTATCCGGACAACGATTATAGAATCTTGTCCTCCAGCACGGACCCGTTAGTAAAAGGACCGGTATCACGTGATCACTTGTGCAATTCTGCTTTAGACTGCTTTTTAATTATATCAGCAAATTTCATTTACAAAGTAAATGAACCAGTCCATGCCACGTTAaactttttaaatacaaaattaaattcattttcttGCAGACCTGCAATGATTTATTTATGgttcaattgattaaattataCAATAGGACTTAAACAATACtgtaacatatattttgtttaaaggggcACAACTGTATACGAATCTGGTTCCCAAGAGGTTGGAATACACTAATTCCAATTGCAATAGGTACCCgttataaaactgccaactttcagAGAATTTTTCTTGCATTTCCTATTGCATCAAATAGGTAActtctcgcaacttctaagaaagtaaaattcgcccAAAGGCAAGCCATCATCGGAAAACAGAATTTCGGATGCGATATTTCGACAAAAGAATCGTACTTCAAATAAACGCACCAAAACGTGTATATTTAACCGTTGTCCACAATGAAATGCATCAAAATGTCGCAGACACACACCGGATAAAGGTTATTACCACAAAACGCATACATGTGATCTCTAAATTGCGTTTAAACCAGAAAATAAAATTTACCCTTTACAAATAGGCACTGCTTTCGTGCAAATACGTTTGTGTGTATATTTTGAAGTTCATTTACAGTCATGTCAGCCTCTTCACGAGTGCATCAATAGGGTAGACCTGCGCACGTGACCATTCagttaatacatttaattatgaGCGATAGAATGTCAATTGTACCCCGACTTCCTGTGcttttgccaaaaaaaaatttgatccAAACTGACCAATTGGTTCCCTTAACGTATCACTACCTCTTGTATTCCGCTATCAAGAGTATCCATTCAAAGCGGGACATGGGGGTGGTGCAGTAAGTTTTGAGTTGAAACAAAGATCATTTTCGTGATAACAACACTGTTCACGTAAAAATGTAGCCAcctttaataacatataaataatctATCGGAACTCACTAAGAAGTTGTCACAAAAAATGCAATAGAAAGTAAATTTTAACAATCGAAAGTGTTCAAAATTATGACAAGAATcaatccattttttttatttaaaactaaactATAACTTACATGAGATCTTGTCCTTACATGCGTAACCGATCGTTTGTGGCGATTGAATTCTCATTTTGCTTTTtaccgattttttaaatattccgtAAAATGTGTCCTCATAGCATTTTTACACTTTTTCCTTTAATATTAAATGGTATCATGATCGCATCTGTGCGATTGTCTATGCGTTTTACAGAGGAcgtatatacttttttattataGCCGAATaattaattaagcaaataatcAATCAAGAAACAGTTGCATTCATTTGAAAATTATACGAAAAATGTTTACACAAAGTCAAATATGTGAAGCTGGGTGTATATAACTGCGGTATCCTTCAACTTTTTCTTTTGCAAAACATATTTCACACATTATTGTGTTAATTGTATAATGATATGCACTGGATGTTCGCTGTCAAATATTTGTGATTGTGCACAGCTAAAGTATACTACAGCATATGTTTACGgcagaaaaaaacatgaaaatattgtaattaattaattagtgagtgaataatttaattcatttaaatagGAACAATTGACGGAAACGAAACTACGGTGGAAACGAAGAAAGTTTCTTGGATGCTTTGCTAGTGCTCAATGTACCAGCCCCATCCCATCCCCCTCACCAACCTACGCCATACCTGTCATTTCGGTCCAGTAATCCGCAGTGAGATGGGTATATTCCGAACTAGAAAATTGGCTAATAATCATCGAATGGCTAATGCACAGGTgtgtagcgtgtggctatgatattaattagtgaaaacctcattttgaatgataaataatcatattataacgaaaaattaacttgtctgaaaaaaaatatttcactgtcaaatatatatatataacaaggtatgcaactcaaaatcagcccaaaactgggtgcatcgctttgaacagccatatcttcatcaattgtgcagcgattttcacgatctcggtcttattcaacgcagaaatgaatttcctttctggaaatgtatatgtcttgcaatatttttacaaatgctgggtcaacttttaagaaataacacgatacacaactcgcatgacccagttgacagtgatcatgctgtctttaagactgaaatcttcacggagtaaagggcaacttccctacaaagttcatgtagttcgataccataattcaaaaaaacgtatgaaaaaaacattattaccgttcttgtcgttacattctgcaccaagactaactgtccagcgccgtttgaaacctttgtttacatacatttcaactaactgacattttaaacatacgagtgatttcattggtccaatgcggaggtgtgtctttacaactggaggtttcattcataaagaatgcatggtcactgtcaactgggtcatgcgtgttgtgtatcgtgttatttcttacaagttgacccagcatttgtaaaaatattgcaagacatatacatttccagaaaggaaattcatttctgcgttgaataagaccgagatcgtgaaaatcgctgcacaattgatgaagacatggctgttcaaagcgatgcaccccgttttgggctgattttgagttgcataccttgttatatatatatttgatagtgaaatatttttttaagtaaaagttaatttttcgttataatatgattatttatcattcaaaatgatgttttcactaattaatatcatagccacacgctaaccacctgtgggccAATGTGGACTGCAGATTAGACCATGGTCTCTCCATTTTGTATGACTATAGGAAGATATATTTTTCGATTGAATAAGTGGTGCTTACTGGCAGGATAATATTTTGGTGAAGAACCGATATATTTGTAATAGTCTATGTTTGATTCCATCATGCACAAAACTGAAGAAACCCTGTTTTTGGTATGATTTATAGCTATGATGTTCGAGTCGGACGCCAGAGGTCTGTAAGAACTTGAagcacaataaaaaaaaacgttgacgTTTTGAAGCCAGTCGTAGAGTGTACATGCAATTAAAATATACACTTAAGTGTCGTTAGCATTTTgacatttgcaaaataaatttgTTGCTATTTTAAATATTGCTAATATAATTGCATGATACAAATCACACCATCCGTTTTGTGTCTTGCTTTTCAATATAGTACTACCATGAACATGTGCATCTGTAAGGAAATGTCCAAAAGTTGAATCTTAAACAAACACGATTCACTTTAGTGGTAAAATAACTGCACAGTTCCCATTCGCCGATCTCATAAAGcatgtatattgttttcaaaCATGTCACTGTAAAGCGCTcatgtattattaattattttcaatacTTGTATTACATTTATTCCTTGACATAATAGCATGATGTGCGGTTTCTATGCTAGTGTGGAGAGAAGGTTATCGGAACGGATGTGCAATTGAGGGATATCAATACTTATGGCAAGTACATAAAGAAGCTACCATTATGCTTAAAATAGTGTTACTATTAGAACTGacgattttattgattttatcaataGGAgataaaaagtaaacatttaaaaatatttgctttttaacatatactggattgatggatggatggatggatggatggatgtgtTAGAATGAAGGACGAATTGACGAGCGGTTTTGCGATTCCTGTAGTACCCATTTCGTGACacatttatgaaaatgtttatgaaaaaatGAGCAATTATTTAGTTTTCATTGACATAATCAGAATGCGTTTGTTTAAATAAGTGATAATTGTTGATTATTCTGATaaaaatttaatacaaataaataaataaactgtgtACAATTTTACTAATTTGACAGTCGAACATAATACAATAATTCGCAAAACGTTATTCTTGACTACGTGACGTCACTTCCTTGTTACAAGATAAACAGTGAAGTCCAAAATTGATTGGCTtactaatatattttttatactcCAATAACACTCTGCTTCTGAAATTATTTGAAGAACCACAAAAATGATGATTTCTCAACGTCCTCGCAGAACTAGGGAATTTACGGGCCCAACTCCCTGTTCTGTAGCAATTGTAAGTAGATATTTAAATACCGAAAAGGCGAAATTAAATTCACCTGCAGCCAaccctagttgcaataatctaactcccagctattgaccctacgggtcgctgggagttgcaactgcttACGGCATTTTCCATGTTAAGTCCCCCGTCCAGAATCTGGGCGTCTGTTGAATCCGAAAAAtaagccacataaactattttctggcataaataaacacaaatagatcgtaaatatatcaataatgtgCGAATTAAAACAACTAACATGATATTGTATGCTcacataatattgatattaatccaaagtttcaaacacgtcaacggttcatttacatgtatatgttttttcaaTAGACAAAGCCAAGTATTCCGAGAAATTCAGAATTCGAAAATACACTATAAACTATCTCCAGAATCCTCGgcgagatagatctcgtgtctaatctaCCAATCGTAATATACTGACTATCTTGGGAACATCCATAAGAAAGATCGAATTGTCAATTCCAGTCTTGGACGTAACCCACTCACCGTTGACAGAGTCAATTGATTTTTGCGTCCGTCGAGTGAAAATTCCAAGCCGGTAGCCCGATCAGTCGAGTGCATTTTTTGTGTCCGAACTAAGTAACATGTCCGAAATAGATTCATATAGACGCTTATTCAAAACTTCATTTGTTATTTCCCTTGAGCACTGATTGATAAGACGCTTATTGAACAGTGTTGTAAGTCAATTTCGCAAGAcgctataacttttattactactGGGTGGAGAACATGAggcaataaatttattttaatgtcttttctGCTTTATTTTGAGCGCCCAAAGCACAAACATCAACTGCAAAATGAGAATAAAGGTTGCAACAAAAAATTTGAACAGTCAATAATACGAAAATTGCAACCTTTATGGAAGAATAATCAGTCATGGCTTCATTTTGATGTCTCCAAGTATTGGGGACTTTGATTCTGAGCCATCATTGCTGACTGGCTGGCTGGTAAGTGCATTTCATACGTAATGTAAGCaaacaacatgcaattaaatatcatgcacTAACTTACAAGTCTAGTTTTTAACAGATAACAATTATCTGTCAATAAACAAATCctgacattaaattaaaatgttttataatactGCATTTTAGATTCTGGTACAATTGGCGACAAAGCAGATGTGGCTTAGGCAATGGAACTGCTAAACAAGTCGTTTTAAATTAAGACGACTCAGAAAATTACCTTCTTGTTCTACTTATTATGCACAGGTACATTGTATTAATGCTAGATTGACATTTCATTTACTTATCCAGATATTTGAGTGGAAAATTCATACgttataacatttttttgttttcaggcCGCCTTTAAGAGCATAACTGACATGGCAGACCTGGATGTCGGTGACTCAGACAATGACCATGATGGAATGGAGATGTCTTGAGACCTTGTGATAATTTTTTTGTCTGATATTAACTGTGaataaaacagaatcaagtgtttatttgtttaatctttattgttctaTGTTTCTTCAATGCAAATATagctaaaaatgtaaaataattacaacattcatttcgggctagttaaaattgattcgggCTATTGAAATTTCAAAGCTGGTAGCTCGACTGGGCTGGTGCCTAAAACAATTAATGCCAAGACTGCAATTCAAAACTTTGGCTTTCAGTTTGATAACAgtttttgtataaagtttttgttttgcgTATTTCTGCACAATTCACTCGCAAATTGATATCggtaataacaggtattgtgtttgtaacgatgtattCGGTTGATTAAACTTGATTTATGGACATATGTGGGAcataattttttgacattaaaaaatggGTTAACAAGAAAAACTCTGAGCTGTACATATGTTTATATGTCATGCTATGCAtcaataattttgagagttatgTAGTTAATTAAGGACGATACAAATCTTTATGTGTCTGTATGAATTCTTTGCATGtggcttttttttttaatagacacTGCATAAAAAATCAAGACACatatcatttttgacgatgcatttttttccaataacttgattctgatattgtttttgtatggATGCTTAATCAGTTATTTCTCTTCTACTTATAAAAAGACTACTGTTTTCATAGACAATCTGCAAGTGATTTTAAACTTGATATATAAGTTGTTAGAGATCCCATATTGTACAATTCTTTATGGTGCCTGCATTCTTATTTGCAGTACATCAAACTTAAGTTTTTGCTATTTAAAAAGACAATCAATAAGAATTTAGtaagaagaaatattgcatactTTGTAAATCTTTAAAATGAAGGATTATTAAATGTTTACTTACAGAAAGCCCGACCTCCCAATGTAAGACCACCAGAGCACCTCATATTGGAACGAAGAAAAAAGGAAGATATGTTAGCTGAATACCAGAAAAATACTCAGTACATTGGActtaatgatttgaaaaatgaATGGGAACGTTGGACTGACAGAAAGTACAAAATTAACACATGCAAAAGAAGGGTCGATTCAATGATGAAAACCAATCAGTTCACAATTGAAGACAGGCGTGAAAGGTAAAACAAAATTCTTATAATGCTTTGGTAGTTTAGGTGGAGTTATTATGCTGACATATTGTTAAGTGAATTTTGATAACTATTGCTAAATACTTGCATGTAATACACATTTGACTTAAAGGTTGCGGGAAATGTTGCAACAAGAGGAGGCTGATTATCTTGCCGAAATGGAGTCTAAAGAAGAAACAACTTTGGAGCGACAGGCCAAAATGCGTGAGCGGGCCAGAGCATTGAAGGAAAAGCGTGAAAGAGAACGTCTTGAATTTGTTCAAGACAAATATGATCAACAATTCAGGTCtgttcaaacatttttattttttatttctaatgCTTCATAtagaattttaataataagtttggTAGCTCTTTTAATTTGGAAGCAGTTGTTTGAGCATAACATTTAATTCAAgaaccaatgaagtttcatgtatgtataaataaatattatatatttattattttatgtcttaatattattttaaaagaaaccaGTGCGAAGAGCTGAGGTCCACACTTTCCAAGAGACAACAGGATGAAGTATGCGTTGAGCGTCTTGAGCAAATCCGTATTAAGGAAGAGATTGAACAAGATCGCAAAGAAGAGGAGCGCATGTATGCCCGTCTGTGGGAGGAAGATATGCTGGCAAAGGCAGCAAGAGAGGAGAGGGATGCCAAGGCTGCCCATGAGAGGAATGCGGAGGTTCTCTCCGTTCTCAGAAAACAGATGGCCGCTCTTGAAGCTACAAAGGAGGAGGCTTTAAGACTGAAGGAAGAAGAGGCACAGCTTCTGGTGGGTCCTTTACCatgcaatgtttttttaaaagaaaaaacaacaacaattttgtATTAACCCATATTATAATATAATCATGTCTTGTAGGCTATTTTTGTAGAGCTTTTAATTTGAAGAAAAATTtgtgtttatgtatatgtatttatttgtttacgaAATGTTCTAAATTGTTGtcatttgttaattttgaaaaGGACAAAGTTAGCTCTTGGTATTTGTTTGCTAGTAGCTTtcttaaat contains the following coding sequences:
- the LOC127878160 gene encoding cilia- and flagella-associated protein 53-like — translated: MMISQRPRRTREFTGPTPCSVAIKARPPNVRPPEHLILERRKKEDMLAEYQKNTQYIGLNDLKNEWERWTDRKYKINTCKRRVDSMMKTNQFTIEDRRERLREMLQQEEADYLAEMESKEETTLERQAKMRERARALKEKRERERLEFVQDKYDQQFRNQCEELRSTLSKRQQDEVCVERLEQIRIKEEIEQDRKEEERMYARLWEEDMLAKAAREERDAKAAHERNAEVLSVLRKQMAALEATKEEALRLKEEEAQLLKEQNALRAAEEQRKREDKLRQQRQTREMLDLSLQLKMKKKAKEEQEELAFDLKMLEQLLEESRNEAMEIMQRKKELREEDRRYRENLQQIFEEEKVKERELEALIQQEVERMWQKRLAQWKLEREARKKLLRDVLAIRANQVQERLNANLGKQREAAEEREALQRMIEDNRRHEEEQAMRNKEKHATYQRDLIGQIEYNQSLARQNFDRDEQEYKMGMQTEKEYQARLKACLDNPFDEKMHPMRRAMAQRST